Proteins encoded in a region of the Takifugu flavidus isolate HTHZ2018 chromosome 10, ASM371156v2, whole genome shotgun sequence genome:
- the LOC130532063 gene encoding cell surface glycoprotein 1-like, translating into MGCSSSSAQTVEQEKRPGTKPEESNGDTQAVRNGLLAEEAQTIEDQLQLPVQTALPEDLQPVTDNETQDVLLATEAQEDLCFHEDKDPWMEDVAPVDPAEICAELEASEEAVETLPQEDAGPIETPLEDASIDQPLNEATQKEPEFVAMLTETVALVEEVSAETAPEVTIGSAESTGSEPLEALMVEEEAAVVTSDQAAGPGTTKSTEPVLSGPTEPGTTEPTEPGSSETTDLATAEPTEPVPDEEAEQAPTAPTEPAPSEPTDLETAEPTEPVPGDNPEQAPIIQIESGPSDEAGLPVSETTETASSESAGPVPNEAVGPESSDKTDPAPSEDRGPTIESMEPSPNRDTEQASIDCKGPEPSEEAALPLGEPIEPVSSKSAGPVPCDNTEPTPSEDRGPTTTETAESAPTREAEQATIETEGPEPSEDVNPPLSETIEPALSNEASRPEPCDDIEPSSTEDAGQITTEETEPELNEPAEPTPLETSGPSPNEGTESVIHKTAEPIEPVEPVPPSETTTGNEVLGVTPVPAEAAEPLTEEAAVESVSGEVVAACEDAAATLDLAPDVAVAPDVAVAPDVSVAPDVQAATTTMEAMPVECLDLVIDPEIALATIPQLPPSPPPTGTTQGHHPLAEEEGTAVEASSPTEPAHAPAPKDRLPVATPDQEEEFPASRPEEAETVVSTPLAEAPMDESTSSEPAVGSALELSDKAKMD; encoded by the exons ATGGGCTGCTCCTCATCCAGCGCACAGACCGTAGAACAGGAGAAAAGACCAGGCACAAAGCCAGAAGAGAGCAATGGAGACACACAGG cgGTCAGAAATGGCCTCCTTGCTGAAGAGGCCCAAACCATCGAGGACCAGCTGCAGTTGCCCGTTCAGACTGCCTTACCAGAAGATCTCCAACCAGTGACTGATAATGAAACGCAGGATGTATTATTAGCCACAGAGGCCCAGGAGGATCTCTGTTTCCATGAAGACAAAGATCCTTGGATGGAAGATGTTGCCCCTGTTGATCCAGCTGAAATCTGTGCTGAACTTGAGGCTTCTGAAGAGGCTGTGGAGACCCTCCCCCAGGAAGATGCTGGTCCCATAGAGACCCCACTAGAGGACGCTTCCATCGACCAACCCCTGAATGAGGCCACACAGAAGGAACCGGAGTTTGTAGCTATGCTGACAGAGACTGTGGCTTTGGTGGAGGAAGTTTCTGCCGAGACGGCTCCAGAAGTTACCATTGGTTCTGCTGAAAGCACCGGTTCTGAACCATTGGAGGCTTTAATGGTTGAGGAAGAGGCAGCAGTGGTAACATCTGACCAAGCTGCCGGACCAGGAACAACTAAGTCCACAGAGCCAGTCCTGAGCGGGCCCACGGAACCAGGAACAACTGAGCCCACTGAGCCAGGGTCAAGTGAGACCACAGACCTTGCAACTGCTGAGCCCACAGAACCAGTACCTGATGAGGAAGCTGAACAAGCACCGACTGCGCCCACAGAGCCAGCACCCAGCGAGCCCACAGACCTTGAAACTGCTGAGCCCACAGAACCAGTACCAGGTGATAATCCAGAACAAGCACCAATTATACAGATAGAATCTGGACCAAGTGATGAAGCAGGACTACCAGTAAGTGAAACCACAGAAACGGCATCCAGTGAGTCTGCAGGACCAGTACCAAATGAGGCTGTTGGACCAGAGTCAAGTGACAAGACCGACCCAGCTCCAAGCGAGGACAGAGGACCAACAATTGAGTCAATGGAACCGTCTCCGAATCGTGATACAGAACAAGCATCAATTGACTGCAAAGGACCAGAACCTAGTGAGGAAGCAGCACTACCATTAGGTGAGCCCATAGAACCAGTATCAAGTAAATCTGCAGGACCAGTACCATGTGACAACACAGAACCAACCCCAAGTGAGGACAGAGGTCCAACAACAACTGAGACAGCAGAATCTGCACCAACTCGTGAGGCAGAGCAAGCAACAATAGAGACCGAAGGACCCGAACCAAGTGAAGATGTAAACCCACCATTAAGTGAGACCATAGAACCAGCATTGTCAAATGAGGCCTCGAGACCAGAACCATGTGATGATATAGAACCATCTTCAACAGAGGATGCAGGGCAAATAACAACTGAGGAAACAGAACCCGAACTGAATGAGCCTGCAGAACCAACGCCACTGGAGACTTCAGGACCTTCACCAAATGAAGGTACAGAATCAGTGATACACAAGACTGCAGAACCAATAgaaccagtagaaccagtcccaCCAAGTGAAACTACAACTGGAAATGAGGTTCTGGGTGTCACTCCAGtcccagctgaagctgcagaaccTTTAACAGAGGAAGCTGCCGTAGAATCGGTATCGGGTGAGGTTGTAGCTGCGTGTGAAGATGCAGCGGCGACTCTGGATCTGGCACCAGATGTGGCTGTGGCACCAGATGTGGCTGTGGCACCAGATGTGTCTGTGGCACCGGATGTACAAGCGGCGACAACAACGATGGAAGCGATGCCCGTCGAATGTCTGGACCTGGTAATAGATCCAGAGATCGCTTTAGCAACCATTCCACAGCTGCCTCCATCACCTCCCCCCACCGGTACGACCCAAGGCCACCATCCGCTcgctgaggaggagggaacaGCAGTGGAGGCATCCAGCCCAACAGAACCCGCCCATGCTCCAGCCCCCAAGGACAGACTTCCCGTCGCCACACCGGATCAGGAGGAAGAGTTTCCAGCATCTAGACCTGAAGAAGCAGAGACGGTAGTCAGCACGCCCCTGGCAGAGGCTCCCATGGACGAGTCCACCTCTTCAGAACCTGCAG tgGGATCTGCACTGGAGCTAAGTGACAAAGCCAAAATGGATTAA
- the LOC130532068 gene encoding 2-iminobutanoate/2-iminopropanoate deaminase-like, whose protein sequence is MSKMSAVIRRIINTTNAPAAIGPYSQAVLVDRTMYISGQLGMDPASGQLVGGGVQAQTRQALVNMGEILKAAGCGYDNVVKATVLLADMNDFNAVNDVYKQFFTANFPARAAYQVAALPRGGLVEIEAIAALGPLANAL, encoded by the exons ATGAGTAAAATGTCAGCAGTTATCAGGAGGATAATTAACACAACAAATGCTCCTGCTGCTATTGGTCCGTACAG CCAAGCTGTCTTGGTAGATCGGACCATGTACATCTCAGGACAGCTGGGAATGGATCCTGCAAGTGGGCAGTTGGTGGGAGGTGGTGTCCAGGCTCAAACCAGAcag GCCCTTGTGAATATGGGTGAAATCCTCAAGGCTGCTGGATGCGGGTATGACAATG TTGTCAAAGCCACAGTGCTGTTAGCCGACATGAATGACTTTAACGCCGTCAACGATGTTTACAAGCAGT TCTTCACTGCAAACTTCCCAGCCAGAGCTGCCTACCAGGTCGCTGCTCTTCCCAGA gGTGGTTTAGTGGAGATTGAAGCTATTGCTGCACTGGGACCTCTGGCCAATGcgctataa